A section of the Tenrec ecaudatus isolate mTenEca1 chromosome 15, mTenEca1.hap1, whole genome shotgun sequence genome encodes:
- the NARS1 gene encoding asparagine--tRNA ligase, cytoplasmic: protein MSLELTEGAAGMGLGELYVSDREGDDATGDGTQEKPFKTGLKALLSVGKEPFPTIYVDSQKENERWDVISKSQMKNIRKLWHKEQMKSESREKKEVEDTLRREKNLEEARKITIKNDPSLPEPKCVKIDALEAYRGQRVKVFGWVHRLRRQGKNLMFLVLRDGSGFLQCILSDELCQCYNGMVLSTESSVAVYGMLNLTPEGKQAPGGHELSCDFWELIGLAPAGGADNLINEESDVDVQLNNRHMMLRGETMSRIMKARSMVTRCFREHFFDRGYCEVTPPTLVQTQVEGGSTLFKLDYFGEMAFLTQSSQLYLETCLPALGDVFCIAQSYRAEQSRTRRHLAEYTHVEAECPFLTFEDLLNRLEDLVCDVVDRVLKSPVASVVFDLNPNFKPPKRPFKRMNYSDAIVWLKEHSIKKEDGTFYEFGEDIPEAPERLMTDTINEPILLCRFPVNIKSFYMQRCPEDPRLTESVDVLMPNVGEIVGGSMRIWDSEEILAGYKREGIDPTPYYWYTDQRKYGTCPHGGYGLGLERFLTWILNRYHIRDVCLYPRFVQRCKP from the exons ATGTCCTTGGAGTTGACCGAGGGGGCCGCAGGGATGGGGCTGG GAGAGCTCTATGTCTCAGATCGAGAGGGTGATGATGCCACAGGTGATGGGACCCAGGAAAAGCCCTTTAAAACAGGTCTGAAG GCTTTGCTGTCAGTAGGGAAAGAACCCTTCCCTACTATTTACGTAGATtcacaaaaagaaaatgag AGGTGGGATGTTATTTCCAAGTCTCAGATGAAGAACATTAGGAAGTTGTGGCACAAGGAACAAATGAAGAGCGAGTCCCGGGAAAAGAAAGAG GTCGAAGACACTTTGCGGAGGGAGAAAAACCTGGAAGAAGCGCGGAAGATCACCATTAAGAATGACCCGAGTCTTCCAGAGCCGAAATGT GTGAAGATTGATGCTCTGGAAGCATACAGAGGCCAGAGAGTCAAGGTGTTTGGCTGGGTCCACAGGCTACGGAGGCAAG GAAAGAACTTGATGTTTCTGGTGCTGCGTGACGGCTCGGGCTTCCTCCAGTGCATCCTGTCAGATGAGCTG TGTCAGTGCTACAACGGCATGGTCTTATCCACCGAGAGCAGTGTCGCAGTGTATGGAATGCTCAACCTTACCCCAGAGGGCAAGCAG GCTCCTGGGGGCCATGAGCTGAGCTGCGACTTCTGGGAGCTGATTGGCTTGGCCCCCGCGGGAGGGGCGGATAACCTGATCAACGAGGAGTCGGACGTCGACGTCCAGCTGAACAACAGGCACATGATGCTGCGAGGAGAGACCATGTCCAGGATCATGAAAGCCCGCTCCATGGTTACCAGGTGCTTCCGAGAGCACTTCTTCGACAGGGGCTACTGCGAG GTCACGCCTCCGACGCTGGTGCAGACGCAGGTGGAAGGGGGCTCCACGCTTTTCAAGCTGGACTACTTTGGAGAAATGGCCTTTCTGACCCAGTCCTCCCAGCTCTACTTGGAGACCTGCCTCCCGGCTCTCGGAGACGTGTTCTGCATCGCACAGTCGTACAGGGCTGAGCAGTCCAGGACCCGGAGGCACCTGGCCGA GTACACCCACGTGGAAGCGGAGTGCCCGTTCCTGACCTTTGAAGACCTTCTCAACCGATTGGAGGACTTGGTGTGCGACGTGGTGGACAGGGTCCTGAAGTCGCCTGTGGCGAGTGTTGTGTTTGACCTCAACCCG AACTTCAAGCCCCCCAAGCGGCCCTTTAAGCGGATGAACTATTCCGATGCCATCGTGTGGCTGAAGGAGCACAGCATCAAGAAGGAGGACGGCACCTTCTATGAATTTGGAGAA GATATCCCAGAAGCCCCTGAGAGACTGATGACAGACACCATCAACGAGCCGATCCTGCTGTGCCGCTTTCCTGTGAACATCAAGTCCTTCTACATGCAGCGCTGCCCCGAGGACCCCCGCCTGACCGAATCG GTCGACGTGCTGATGCCTAACGTGGGCGAGATTGTGGGGGGCTCCATGCGTATCTGGGACAGCGAGGAGATCCTGGCCGGCTACAAGCGAGAAGGGATTGACCCCACGCCCTACTACTGGTACACCGATCAG AGAAAGTACGGCACGTGTCCGCACGGAGGGTATGGCTTGGGCTTGGAACGGTTCTTAACTTGGATTCTGAATCGGTACCACATCCGAGATGTGTGCTTATACCCTCGATTCGTCCAGCGCTGCAAGCCGTAA